One genomic window of Caballeronia sp. SBC1 includes the following:
- a CDS encoding MFS transporter, with protein MTPNASAAGPNGSAVKLTQGMIALFAFCCGAIVANLYYAQPITELIGPDIHMSGGTASLIVSLTQIGYAFGLFFLVPLGDLLENRRLMITTAIVSIFSLALAAVTHQPNAFLAVSLLVGFSSVAVQILIPLAAHLAPDESRGRVVGNIMSGLLLGILLSRPISSVVAGHFGWRAVFGSAAVLMAIVTTVLALTIPRRQPSHQATYFQLIHSLGELVVTLPVLRHRALYQGLMFAAFSLFWTAVPIELTRHYGLSQNAIAVFALVGAIGATSAPVAGRLADAGHSVRATLIALVVGALAFTPALIHPAWGVGGLVVTGVVLDFAVQMNMVLGQREIYALHAASRNRLNALYMTSIFIGGAIGSALASSLYDHGGWKLTAAVASVFPIIALIHYLTVGRSIAAATP; from the coding sequence ATGACGCCTAACGCATCTGCCGCTGGCCCAAACGGCAGCGCAGTCAAGCTTACCCAGGGCATGATCGCGCTGTTCGCGTTCTGCTGCGGCGCGATCGTCGCCAACCTCTACTACGCGCAACCGATCACCGAGCTCATCGGGCCGGACATTCACATGTCAGGCGGTACGGCGAGCCTGATCGTCTCGCTCACGCAGATCGGCTATGCATTCGGACTCTTCTTCCTGGTTCCGCTCGGCGATCTGCTGGAGAACCGCAGGCTGATGATCACGACAGCCATTGTCTCGATCTTCAGTCTCGCGCTGGCAGCCGTCACGCATCAGCCGAACGCGTTCCTGGCGGTCTCGCTGCTGGTCGGGTTCAGCTCGGTCGCCGTGCAGATCCTGATCCCGCTGGCCGCGCACCTTGCACCCGACGAATCGCGTGGCCGAGTCGTCGGCAACATCATGAGCGGGCTCCTGCTTGGCATATTGTTGTCACGTCCAATCTCAAGCGTGGTGGCCGGTCATTTCGGCTGGCGCGCCGTGTTCGGCTCGGCGGCGGTGTTGATGGCCATCGTGACGACGGTCCTGGCGTTGACGATCCCGCGCCGCCAGCCCTCGCATCAGGCGACCTACTTTCAGTTGATCCATTCGCTTGGCGAGCTAGTCGTGACCCTGCCGGTACTGCGTCATCGCGCGCTGTATCAAGGGCTCATGTTTGCCGCGTTCAGCCTCTTCTGGACCGCGGTGCCGATCGAGCTGACACGTCACTACGGCCTGTCGCAGAACGCGATTGCTGTGTTCGCGCTGGTAGGCGCAATAGGCGCCACCTCCGCGCCCGTAGCAGGGCGGTTGGCTGACGCCGGGCACTCGGTTCGCGCTACGTTGATTGCCCTCGTGGTCGGCGCGCTCGCGTTCACACCGGCACTGATTCATCCGGCGTGGGGCGTAGGAGGACTCGTCGTGACCGGCGTTGTGCTGGACTTCGCCGTGCAGATGAACATGGTGCTCGGCCAGCGCGAAATCTATGCGTTGCATGCGGCCAGCCGTAATCGTCTGAATGCGCTTTATATGACCAGCATCTTCATTGGCGGCGCGATCGGATCGGCGCTCGCCAGCAGCTTGTATGACCATGGCGGATGGAAGTTGACCGCTGCCGTTGCGAGCGTATTCCCTATCATCGCGCTGATCCATTACCTGACGGTCGGCAGGTCGATCGCAGCGGCAACACCTTGA
- a CDS encoding NADP-dependent isocitrate dehydrogenase, whose protein sequence is MSTEQPTIIYTLTDEAPLLATSAFLPIIRTFTAPAGIRVTTSDISVAGRILGEFPEFLTEEQRVPDNLAELGRLTLLPETNIIKLPNISASQHQLIGAIKELQGKGYKIPDFPEEPKTDAEKAIRQRYSKCLGSAVNPVLREGNSDRRAPAAVKNYARKNPHSMGEWSMASRTHVAHMKHGDFYHGEKSMTVAKARDVKMELVTQSGKTIVLKPKVSLLDGEIIDSMFMSKKALCDFYEEQMEDARKTGVMFSLHVKATMMKVSHPIVFGHAVKIFYKEAFEKHGKLFDELGVNVNNGLVNLYDKLESLPTSKHEEIIRDMHACHEHRPELAMVDSAKGISNLHAPNDIIVDASMPAMIRIGGKMWGADGRPKDTKAVIPESTFARIYQEIINFCKTNGNFDPVTMGTVPNVGLMAQQAEEYGSHDKTFEVPEAGEARIVDIATGEVLLTQNVEEGDIWRMCQVKDAPIRDWVKLAVTRARNSGMPAIFWLDPYRPHEAEVIKKVETYLKDHDTSGLDIQIMSQVRAMRYTLERVIRGLDTISVTGNILRDYLTDLFPIMELGTSAKMLSIVPLMAGGGMYETGAGGSAPKHVKQLVEENHLRWDSLGEFLALAVSLEDLGLKTGNAPAKILAKTLDAATGQLLENNKNPSPKTGQLDNRGSQFYLAMYWAQELAAQTEDAALAAQFAPLAKQLTADEKTIVDELSAVQGQEADIGGYYKPDFAKLESVMRPSKTLNADLAAAQA, encoded by the coding sequence ATGAGTACCGAGCAACCTACAATCATCTACACCCTCACCGACGAGGCCCCGCTGCTGGCGACGAGCGCCTTCCTGCCTATCATCCGCACGTTCACCGCGCCGGCCGGAATCCGCGTCACCACCAGCGACATCTCCGTCGCTGGCCGTATCCTGGGCGAATTCCCTGAATTCCTGACCGAAGAGCAACGGGTGCCCGACAACCTGGCCGAACTTGGCCGCCTGACGTTGCTGCCTGAGACCAACATCATCAAGCTGCCCAACATCAGCGCGTCCCAGCACCAGTTGATCGGCGCGATCAAGGAACTGCAGGGCAAGGGCTACAAGATCCCGGATTTCCCTGAGGAGCCGAAGACCGACGCCGAGAAGGCGATCCGCCAGCGTTATTCCAAGTGCCTGGGCAGCGCCGTGAACCCGGTGCTTCGCGAAGGCAACTCGGACCGCCGCGCGCCCGCAGCCGTCAAGAACTACGCTCGCAAGAACCCGCACAGCATGGGTGAGTGGAGCATGGCTTCGCGCACCCACGTGGCGCACATGAAGCACGGCGACTTCTATCATGGCGAAAAGTCCATGACCGTGGCGAAGGCTCGCGACGTGAAGATGGAACTGGTGACGCAAAGCGGCAAGACCATTGTGCTCAAGCCGAAGGTGTCGCTGCTGGATGGCGAGATTATCGACAGCATGTTCATGAGCAAGAAGGCGCTGTGCGACTTCTACGAAGAACAGATGGAAGACGCGCGCAAGACCGGCGTGATGTTCTCGTTGCACGTAAAGGCCACCATGATGAAGGTCTCGCACCCCATCGTCTTCGGTCATGCCGTGAAGATCTTCTACAAGGAAGCCTTTGAGAAGCACGGCAAGCTGTTCGACGAACTGGGTGTGAACGTCAACAACGGCCTCGTCAACCTGTACGACAAGCTGGAAAGCCTGCCAACGTCCAAGCACGAAGAAATTATCCGCGACATGCATGCGTGCCACGAGCATCGTCCTGAATTGGCAATGGTGGATTCAGCCAAGGGCATCTCGAACCTGCACGCGCCCAACGACATCATCGTGGACGCATCAATGCCGGCCATGATCCGCATTGGCGGCAAGATGTGGGGCGCCGACGGTCGTCCGAAGGACACGAAGGCCGTGATTCCGGAAAGCACGTTTGCGCGGATCTATCAGGAAATCATCAACTTCTGCAAGACCAACGGCAACTTCGACCCGGTCACCATGGGCACAGTGCCTAACGTCGGGCTGATGGCTCAGCAGGCCGAAGAATACGGCTCGCACGACAAGACTTTCGAAGTACCGGAAGCGGGCGAAGCGCGCATTGTTGACATCGCGACGGGCGAAGTGCTGCTCACGCAAAACGTGGAAGAAGGCGACATCTGGCGCATGTGCCAGGTCAAGGACGCGCCGATCCGCGACTGGGTGAAGCTTGCCGTCACGCGTGCCCGCAATTCCGGCATGCCGGCCATTTTCTGGCTGGACCCGTACCGTCCGCACGAAGCCGAAGTGATCAAGAAGGTCGAGACCTACTTGAAGGATCACGACACCAGCGGCCTGGACATCCAGATCATGTCGCAAGTGCGCGCGATGCGTTACACGCTGGAGCGTGTCATCCGCGGCCTGGACACAATCTCGGTCACGGGCAACATCCTGCGCGACTACCTGACCGACCTGTTCCCTATCATGGAACTGGGCACCAGCGCGAAGATGCTTTCCATTGTCCCGTTGATGGCCGGCGGCGGCATGTACGAAACTGGCGCGGGTGGTTCGGCTCCGAAGCACGTCAAGCAATTGGTGGAAGAAAACCATCTGCGCTGGGACTCGCTGGGTGAATTCCTGGCGCTGGCGGTATCGCTGGAAGACTTGGGGTTGAAGACCGGCAATGCGCCCGCCAAGATCCTGGCAAAGACGCTGGACGCCGCCACGGGTCAACTGCTTGAGAACAACAAGAACCCGTCGCCCAAGACTGGACAACTGGACAACCGCGGCAGCCAGTTCTATCTCGCGATGTACTGGGCCCAGGAACTGGCAGCGCAAACGGAAGACGCAGCCTTGGCGGCCCAGTTCGCGCCGTTGGCGAAGCAACTGACGGCTGACGAGAAGACCATCGTGGATGAGTTGTCAGCGGTTCAGGGTCAAGAGGCGGACATTGGCGGATATTACAAGCCGGACTTCGCGAAACTGGAGTCGGTAATGCGCCCGAGCAAGACGCTGAACGCCGATCTGGCGGCTGCTCAGGCTTGA
- a CDS encoding diguanylate cyclase: protein MESVSAERGPANGALGADARNAPALRLPLVNARAESDRRLAVLRSLITSQACPGCIVERTSVDTVETQLVAARNQVDRLIAQPIEQRDHDAVLSAVNQMIAVIPHFGPLANSSAAGIVRGDPNALNCVLIARLSAQLREQAGLLGSTFTAALTAHRPLSEAELFAQERAKGRIDELRSLIAARVEHTPLSATTYQRLTSVYYDNGLSYMARVRAMAMAPEGASLTAAELAAEYVPTMKPIVQFRDYALDLAESEVKGHRNDSLMLLVASAMGTAGVLYLLLIASVYFRRRFVQPFLEAADIIMAIADGKLETPIPHGEHRLEIRRLFHAILVLKENSIEKMRLEHERNILLRELETVADTDFLTRLLNRRAFERKATATLSRRAGTQAKQVLIMFDADRFKQINDTLGHAAGDLALQTIGRLCSEIWRQPDIVARLGGEEFAVLTKVDDVSEAIGAANELRQRLASTVLELDGARFTVTLSFGISLASQTGRETLDALLLRADKLLYSAKLGGRNCIVSDIESSTSH from the coding sequence ATGGAAAGCGTATCGGCGGAACGCGGCCCCGCTAACGGCGCACTCGGCGCAGACGCCCGGAATGCGCCGGCGTTGCGACTGCCCTTGGTCAATGCGCGCGCCGAAAGCGACCGGCGCCTGGCGGTGCTGCGCTCGCTGATTACCAGTCAGGCGTGTCCTGGCTGCATCGTTGAACGCACGTCCGTAGATACCGTGGAAACGCAGCTTGTTGCTGCCCGCAATCAAGTCGACCGCCTCATTGCCCAGCCCATAGAACAACGTGACCATGATGCCGTCTTAAGCGCGGTCAACCAGATGATTGCCGTCATTCCCCACTTCGGGCCACTGGCTAATTCCAGCGCAGCGGGCATTGTGCGCGGTGATCCTAATGCACTGAATTGCGTTTTGATCGCGCGATTGAGCGCTCAACTTCGTGAACAGGCGGGACTTCTAGGGTCGACTTTCACTGCGGCGCTGACCGCTCACCGGCCCTTGAGCGAAGCCGAATTATTCGCGCAAGAGCGGGCTAAAGGACGCATAGACGAATTGCGCAGCCTGATAGCTGCCCGCGTGGAACACACACCGCTCAGCGCAACCACCTATCAGCGCCTCACCAGCGTCTATTACGACAATGGCCTGAGCTACATGGCGCGCGTCCGGGCAATGGCAATGGCACCGGAAGGAGCCAGTCTCACGGCGGCCGAACTGGCCGCGGAGTATGTGCCGACCATGAAGCCCATCGTGCAATTTCGCGACTACGCGCTGGATCTGGCCGAAAGCGAAGTCAAAGGACATCGTAATGATTCGCTGATGTTGCTGGTTGCAAGTGCAATGGGCACCGCGGGCGTTCTGTACCTTTTGCTGATTGCGTCGGTGTACTTCAGGCGGCGTTTCGTCCAGCCGTTTCTTGAAGCCGCGGACATCATCATGGCGATCGCCGATGGAAAGCTCGAGACCCCCATCCCTCACGGTGAGCACCGGCTTGAGATCCGCCGCCTGTTTCACGCAATCCTTGTGCTGAAAGAAAACAGCATCGAAAAAATGCGGCTTGAGCACGAGCGCAATATTCTGCTGCGTGAACTCGAGACCGTTGCCGACACCGACTTTCTCACCCGCTTGCTCAACCGCCGCGCGTTCGAACGCAAGGCGACCGCAACGCTAAGCCGGCGCGCGGGAACGCAAGCCAAGCAGGTCCTCATCATGTTCGACGCGGATCGCTTCAAGCAGATCAACGACACCCTGGGCCACGCCGCCGGTGATCTGGCGCTGCAGACGATTGGAAGACTATGCAGCGAGATATGGCGTCAGCCAGACATCGTGGCACGCCTTGGCGGCGAGGAGTTCGCTGTGCTGACAAAGGTCGATGATGTCAGCGAAGCCATTGGCGCCGCCAACGAACTGCGACAGCGGCTAGCGTCCACGGTGCTGGAACTGGACGGTGCCCGCTTTACAGTCACGTTGAGCTTCGGGATCTCGCTCGCTTCGCAAACCGGGCGTGAAACGCTCGACGCCCTTCTGCTACGCGCCGACAAGTTGCTTTACAGCGCCAAGCTGGGCGGGCGTAACTGTATTGTGTCGGACATCGAAAGCTCGACAAGTCACTAG
- the phnF gene encoding phosphonate metabolism transcriptional regulator PhnF, with translation MTVMDNAPPDTSLAREAGVAVWSQIEHILAAEIGTGRFGKDGRMPTEAELAKRFDVNRHTVRRAMIGLAARGLVSVRQGRGTFAQPGAIDYTIGQRTRFSENLRQQHHTAAAKMLRSLKVCAEPNVAKALALRAGSSVYQIETLHESDGVPLTFARNWYPARRFANLPQVLGSSGSITSALAELGVTDYLRKWSRIGSVLPDPEVMRRLNINRQQPVLWVENVDVDLQGTPIKYGVTHFAMDRVQLMVGNDT, from the coding sequence ATGACAGTGATGGATAACGCCCCGCCGGACACCTCGCTCGCTCGCGAGGCGGGCGTTGCAGTGTGGAGTCAGATCGAACACATACTTGCCGCCGAGATTGGCACAGGCCGGTTTGGCAAGGACGGTCGCATGCCGACCGAAGCTGAACTGGCCAAAAGGTTCGATGTCAATCGCCACACAGTGCGCCGCGCAATGATCGGACTGGCGGCACGCGGCCTTGTGAGCGTCAGGCAGGGGCGCGGCACGTTCGCGCAGCCGGGCGCGATCGACTATACGATCGGGCAGCGCACGCGCTTCTCGGAAAACCTGCGTCAACAGCATCACACAGCCGCTGCTAAGATGCTCCGCTCGCTCAAGGTGTGTGCTGAGCCAAACGTCGCAAAGGCGCTTGCATTGCGCGCCGGCTCATCTGTCTATCAGATCGAGACCCTGCATGAGTCGGACGGCGTGCCACTGACTTTTGCGCGCAACTGGTACCCAGCGAGGCGTTTCGCGAATCTGCCGCAGGTGCTGGGGTCCAGCGGCAGCATCACAAGTGCGCTGGCCGAGCTCGGCGTGACCGACTATTTACGCAAGTGGAGTCGTATTGGCAGCGTGTTGCCCGATCCGGAAGTCATGCGAAGACTTAACATCAACCGTCAGCAACCGGTGCTGTGGGTCGAGAATGTCGACGTTGATCTACAAGGCACGCCAATCAAATACGGCGTGACGCATTTCGCCATGGACCGGGTGCAACTGATGGTGGGAAACGACACCTGA
- a CDS encoding FAD binding domain-containing protein, producing the protein MNSSVKPHAVVVGGSLSGLFTATTLRQAGWDVDVFELSPNELDSRGGGIVLQPDVLAAFRFAGVGLPERLGVKSGDRIYLDRDDNLIEQFYMPQTQTSWNLLYTTMKQALPAESLHAGEAFTGFDTEGEQVVSHFATGRSERADLLIGADGARSSVRRVLLPEVAPSYAGYVAWRGLVPENALSQQAADVLRDRFTFQQGSGHSALGYLIPGEDGSTTPGERRWNWVWYRKQTRDELDQLLVDRDGRQRTFSLPPGATKEADIDVLRAASAELLAPAFQALVASTQEPFVQAIQDLHVPRMVFGRVILLGDAAFVPRPHTAGSTAKAAANALALATTLASTPHTSTALDGALARWERAQLQLGVRMTDLGVSLGNRLMNIEH; encoded by the coding sequence ATGAACTCGTCAGTGAAGCCGCATGCGGTAGTCGTCGGCGGGTCGTTGAGCGGGCTGTTCACGGCCACCACCTTGCGCCAGGCGGGATGGGACGTCGATGTGTTCGAACTGTCGCCGAATGAGCTGGACAGCCGCGGCGGCGGCATCGTGTTGCAACCCGACGTGCTGGCCGCGTTCCGGTTCGCGGGCGTTGGCTTGCCGGAACGACTTGGCGTGAAGTCGGGAGACCGGATCTATCTGGACCGTGACGACAACCTGATCGAGCAGTTCTACATGCCGCAGACCCAGACGTCATGGAACCTGCTGTACACCACCATGAAGCAGGCGCTGCCCGCCGAGTCGCTTCATGCAGGCGAGGCGTTCACTGGTTTCGATACAGAGGGCGAACAGGTCGTCTCGCATTTCGCAACCGGACGCAGCGAGCGTGCCGACTTGCTGATCGGCGCAGACGGTGCGCGCTCAAGCGTGCGTCGCGTTCTGTTGCCAGAAGTCGCGCCGAGCTACGCAGGATATGTCGCCTGGCGCGGTCTCGTTCCGGAAAACGCGTTGTCGCAGCAAGCGGCGGATGTCCTGCGCGACCGCTTCACCTTCCAGCAGGGCTCGGGACATTCCGCCCTGGGCTATCTGATCCCGGGCGAGGACGGCTCGACCACTCCTGGCGAGCGCCGCTGGAACTGGGTCTGGTACCGCAAGCAGACACGCGACGAACTCGATCAACTGCTGGTCGATCGTGACGGCCGCCAACGCACGTTCTCCTTGCCCCCGGGCGCAACGAAAGAGGCGGATATCGACGTTTTGCGCGCAGCTTCCGCGGAATTGCTTGCGCCGGCGTTTCAAGCCCTGGTCGCTTCGACGCAGGAGCCGTTCGTGCAGGCCATCCAGGACCTGCACGTGCCTCGGATGGTGTTCGGGAGGGTGATCCTGCTCGGCGACGCCGCGTTCGTGCCGCGGCCCCACACCGCCGGCAGCACGGCCAAGGCAGCCGCCAACGCGCTGGCACTGGCGACTACGCTGGCGTCGACACCCCACACAAGCACAGCGCTCGACGGTGCGCTCGCGCGTTGGGAACGGGCACAGCTTCAGCTCGGTGTCCGCATGACTGATCTCGGCGTGTCGCTCGGCAACCGCTTGATGAACATTGAACATTAA
- a CDS encoding cytochrome c yields MTRKPLIFAAIAVVLLAGCVALWIMWEPGIAAVQPPGASSFDRQLKLDGARVVALGDCAVCHTAKGGKPFAGGLPLATPFGTIYATNITPDADTGIGAWSLDAFTRAVRRGISRDGHQLYPAFPYIHFTRMSDHDVSAAYAYLMSRDPVKATTPDNKLIFPLNFRPLVAFWNVMFLRPGERTADAAQSVEWNHGRLLVDGLGHCAACHSPLNVIGGEKSRQAFDGGQVDGWDAPPLNQLSNAVKPWSHEQLVTYLRTGRASEHGAAAGPMLPVTRDLATVPQADVEAIATYLLSIQKPVTEAAGETATQDAATTASAQRGAILFNGSCASCHGRDSPMQTIGKRPTLAFSTAVNAQTPRNAIQMMMGGVPWHGEDTINYMPPFGEVFSNNQLADLAIYLRSAYSKRAQWKTVNDSVVKIRKENDAR; encoded by the coding sequence ATGACTCGCAAGCCGCTAATCTTCGCCGCTATCGCCGTGGTTCTCCTGGCGGGCTGCGTCGCACTATGGATCATGTGGGAGCCGGGCATCGCTGCAGTGCAACCTCCGGGTGCCTCCTCATTTGACCGTCAACTCAAACTCGATGGCGCCCGCGTCGTCGCGCTGGGAGACTGCGCTGTCTGCCACACCGCCAAGGGCGGCAAGCCTTTCGCCGGCGGCTTGCCGTTGGCAACCCCGTTCGGCACGATCTATGCAACCAACATCACGCCCGACGCCGATACCGGCATTGGCGCATGGTCGCTGGACGCGTTCACCCGCGCGGTGCGCCGGGGTATTTCGCGCGATGGTCATCAGCTTTACCCCGCCTTCCCGTATATTCATTTCACCCGGATGTCGGACCATGACGTGTCTGCGGCGTATGCATACCTGATGAGTCGTGACCCGGTCAAAGCAACTACGCCCGACAACAAGCTGATCTTCCCCCTGAATTTCAGGCCACTGGTAGCGTTCTGGAACGTGATGTTCCTGAGACCCGGTGAAAGGACTGCGGACGCCGCGCAGAGCGTCGAGTGGAACCATGGCCGCCTGCTGGTCGATGGCCTCGGACATTGTGCCGCGTGCCACTCGCCACTCAATGTAATCGGTGGCGAGAAGTCCAGACAAGCGTTTGATGGCGGCCAGGTAGATGGCTGGGATGCGCCGCCGCTCAACCAGTTGAGCAATGCGGTCAAGCCCTGGAGCCACGAGCAACTGGTGACTTACCTGCGCACCGGGCGCGCTAGCGAGCACGGCGCGGCTGCTGGACCCATGCTTCCCGTGACGCGCGATCTGGCGACCGTGCCGCAAGCAGACGTGGAGGCTATTGCGACTTATCTGCTGTCGATACAGAAGCCCGTGACGGAAGCGGCTGGCGAGACTGCCACGCAGGACGCCGCTACAACGGCGAGCGCACAGCGGGGCGCCATCCTCTTCAACGGATCGTGCGCATCGTGCCATGGCAGAGACTCCCCCATGCAAACCATTGGCAAACGGCCCACGCTCGCGTTCAGTACCGCGGTGAACGCGCAAACGCCTCGCAACGCGATTCAGATGATGATGGGCGGCGTGCCATGGCACGGCGAAGACACGATCAACTACATGCCCCCTTTCGGCGAAGTATTCAGTAACAACCAGCTTGCCGATCTTGCGATCTATCTGCGCTCCGCCTATTCAAAGCGCGCTCAGTGGAAGACCGTCAACGACAGCGTAGTGAAAATCCGAAAGGAGAATGACGCGCGATGA
- a CDS encoding LysR family transcriptional regulator has translation MDKLVALTTLLEVAEAGGFSKAAQRLGVATSSVTRLMDALEASLGTALLTRTTRRVSLTDAGTAYVEQISKVLDDLAEADDSIFDSGAAPVGALRISVPTAYSRLCLAPHLATFLSEYPRVVLDVVVADHYVDLAAERIDVAIRIGLPSRDENLVVRKLADNKRFVVASHEYLERHGTPAEPRALANHECLRFAYGGPHRAARQVWTFRHGATEERVEVRGHLIANNPDVLFEAILAGRGIALLPEWLVAPEIGAGRLRRLFENTEVNPHAGDSVIYAAYLPNRRHSSKVRTFVQFLAARVRTPMVE, from the coding sequence GTGGACAAACTGGTTGCGTTGACTACCTTGCTGGAAGTGGCTGAGGCCGGCGGCTTTTCCAAGGCCGCGCAGCGCCTGGGTGTGGCCACTTCGTCGGTGACGCGCTTGATGGATGCGCTCGAAGCGTCACTTGGCACGGCGCTGCTCACGCGCACCACGCGGCGCGTGAGCCTCACCGACGCCGGCACCGCGTACGTCGAGCAAATCAGCAAGGTGCTGGACGACCTTGCTGAAGCCGATGACAGCATCTTCGACAGCGGCGCGGCGCCCGTTGGCGCGCTGCGTATCTCCGTGCCTACGGCATACAGTCGGCTGTGCCTGGCGCCGCACCTTGCCACTTTCCTGAGCGAGTATCCCCGTGTGGTCCTCGACGTGGTGGTCGCCGACCACTATGTAGACCTGGCCGCAGAGCGTATTGATGTCGCGATTCGAATCGGCTTGCCGTCACGCGATGAAAACCTGGTCGTCAGGAAGCTGGCCGACAACAAGCGTTTTGTCGTGGCAAGCCATGAGTACCTGGAGCGGCATGGCACGCCTGCTGAACCGCGGGCGCTCGCTAACCATGAATGCCTGCGCTTCGCGTATGGCGGACCCCATCGGGCGGCAAGGCAGGTGTGGACGTTTCGCCATGGAGCCACGGAAGAACGGGTCGAAGTGCGTGGCCATCTGATTGCGAATAACCCTGACGTACTGTTCGAAGCCATCCTCGCGGGCAGGGGCATTGCGCTGCTGCCAGAGTGGCTGGTGGCGCCGGAGATCGGCGCCGGCCGGCTGCGGCGCCTCTTTGAAAACACCGAGGTCAATCCGCATGCGGGCGATTCGGTGATCTACGCTGCTTACCTGCCGAATCGCCGCCATTCGAGCAAGGTGCGCACCTTCGTACAGTTCCTCGCTGCACGCGTACGAACGCCCATGGTGGAATGA
- a CDS encoding 4Fe-4S binding protein, producing MSNTSASACKQAPGVIVPVVNFNRCEGKADCAVVCPENVFDIRRIDTADYQRMGPLQKFKLRVHGMKVAYTPNADACRACGLCVTACPERAITLARMS from the coding sequence ATGAGCAATACGTCGGCATCCGCATGCAAACAGGCACCGGGCGTGATCGTGCCCGTCGTGAACTTTAACCGGTGCGAGGGTAAGGCCGATTGCGCGGTCGTATGTCCCGAGAACGTCTTCGACATTCGCCGGATCGATACCGCCGACTATCAGCGCATGGGGCCGTTGCAGAAATTCAAGCTGCGTGTGCACGGCATGAAGGTCGCATACACGCCGAACGCCGATGCGTGCCGCGCATGCGGCTTATGCGTGACCGCGTGTCCCGAACGGGCCATTACCCTGGCCCGGATGAGTTGA
- a CDS encoding DsbA family oxidoreductase, protein MQALEISVNYDFICPWCWIGHLNLASGIRAANLPAPASIRYVPFELNPTMPVDGMDRREYRTAKFGSWMRSQVLDAQVAATGLAAGAQFNYEKVSRTPNTRLAHQLMQYAMSIGDTHKTEALYQSIFAAYFSQGRDIGLLGTLVEIAAKNGFDGVAAEDYLTHGRGLAKVREAQRLARQQGIRSVPTVFIAGEAISGAQPPAVFANALRAGLERSVA, encoded by the coding sequence GTGCAAGCCCTCGAAATCTCTGTCAACTACGACTTCATCTGTCCGTGGTGCTGGATCGGCCACCTGAATCTGGCTTCGGGAATTCGCGCAGCCAACCTGCCGGCACCCGCTTCCATCCGGTATGTGCCGTTCGAACTGAATCCCACGATGCCCGTCGACGGAATGGACCGGCGCGAATACCGGACGGCCAAGTTCGGCAGTTGGATGCGCTCGCAAGTGTTGGACGCGCAGGTTGCGGCGACGGGTCTGGCTGCCGGCGCGCAATTCAACTACGAGAAGGTCAGCAGAACGCCGAACACACGCCTCGCCCATCAATTGATGCAGTACGCGATGAGCATCGGCGACACGCACAAGACCGAAGCGCTCTATCAGTCGATATTCGCGGCGTACTTTTCGCAGGGACGCGATATCGGCCTGCTCGGCACGTTGGTTGAGATTGCCGCTAAAAACGGCTTTGACGGCGTCGCTGCAGAGGACTACCTGACGCATGGTCGAGGTCTCGCGAAGGTACGCGAAGCGCAACGGCTCGCACGACAGCAAGGTATTCGTTCGGTGCCGACCGTTTTCATCGCGGGCGAAGCGATCAGCGGCGCGCAACCTCCGGCGGTATTTGCCAACGCGCTACGGGCCGGGCTCGAACGGAGCGTCGCATGA
- a CDS encoding RNA polymerase sigma factor: MEQPPPTNPMIDRDSDITATVLRERTKLGNFIRRRVRDPGDAEDILQDVLHEFVQAYRLPEPIEQVSAWLFRVARNRIIDRFRKKKEQPLSETSGTSDNTGVDADEYRLDLALPSHDAGPEAAYARSVLLAALQHALDELPENQRDIFIAHEIEGRSFKELASESGVSPNTLLARKRYAVLHLRTRLQAVYDELDI; this comes from the coding sequence ATGGAACAGCCGCCGCCCACGAACCCGATGATCGATAGAGATAGCGACATCACCGCGACCGTCTTGCGTGAGCGTACGAAACTCGGAAACTTCATCCGGCGTCGCGTGCGTGATCCAGGCGACGCCGAAGACATCCTGCAAGACGTGCTTCACGAATTCGTGCAGGCGTACCGGCTTCCGGAACCTATTGAACAAGTCAGCGCATGGCTGTTTCGCGTGGCGCGCAATCGCATCATCGACCGCTTTCGCAAGAAGAAAGAGCAGCCTCTGAGCGAGACATCCGGGACCAGCGATAACACCGGCGTCGACGCCGACGAATACCGGCTGGATCTGGCGCTGCCTTCGCACGATGCCGGCCCGGAAGCCGCGTACGCCCGCTCGGTGCTGTTGGCGGCCTTGCAGCATGCGCTCGACGAACTTCCGGAAAACCAGCGCGACATTTTTATTGCTCACGAAATCGAGGGCCGCAGTTTCAAGGAACTGGCTTCAGAAAGCGGCGTGAGCCCCAACACGCTGCTGGCGCGCAAGCGTTATGCGGTGCTGCATCTGCGTACCCGCTTGCAAGCCGTGTATGACGAACTGGATATTTAA